From a region of the Mycosarcoma maydis chromosome 7, whole genome shotgun sequence genome:
- a CDS encoding uncharacterized protein (related to Dibenzothiophene desulfurization enzyme C): MAPTATTAGAGDNNVPAASKGSSRIQPDPEVVQYPKFDKDPVTPEEVFARAEQVSELLHEDEAIRDRGNVVPYRQVQLLKDAGLVTILGPKSAGGAGLTWKEAYQVIRIIARGDGSLGQLIGYHYLWSWAAALVGTDEQRTKYEEWITKNKYFVGGAVNPRDADLKVHQDENDPDKLIYNGKKTFSTGSKISDVTILEGSLPDGSHVFAAVLSRQPGIVYGDEWVDTLGMRGTQSGGISISNVVVPWSDALGYVNKQFQPLGAYNTLNLPQIQLVFTAFYLGIAEGALARAAAYTKANTRGWPYQPSPVARGTDEAYIQIGYGDLQAKLWATASFIDNVIEEAAGILHTNPRQAITEEQRAKFAVRVAAAKINAADVGLAITSQIYELTGARAVAGKYGFDVAFRDLRTHTLHDPIAHKRAEVGRFALHGPGKDGWPTPTWYT; encoded by the coding sequence ATGGCACCTACCGCCACGACCGCAGGTGCTGGCGACAACAATGTCCCCGCCGCTAGCAAGGGCTCGTCCCGCATTCAGCCTGACCCTGAGGTGGTTCAGTACCCCAAGTTCGACAAAGACCCCGTAACCCCGGAAGAGGTCTTCGCTCGTGCAGAGCAGGTTTCTGAGCTGCTTCACGAGGATGAGGCCATCCGAGACCGAGGCAACGTTGTCCCCTACCGCCAGGTTCAGCTTCTAAAGGACGCCGGGTTGGTCACCATCCTTGGACCCAAATCGGCTGGCGGAGCTGGCTTGACCTGGAAAGAGGCCTATCAAGTCATCCGCATCATCGCTCGCGGCGATGGCTCACTTGGTCAGCTTATCGGCTACCACTATCTCTGGTCTTGGGCCGCTGCGCTGGTCGGAACCGACGAGCAGAGAACCAAGTATGAGGAGTGGATCACCAAGAACAAGTACTTTGTCGGTGGTGCCGTCAACCCTCGCGATGCCGATCTCAAGGTGCACCAGGACGAGAACGATCCCGACAAGCTCATCTACAACGGCAAGAAAACCTTCTCGACGGGAAGCAAAATCAGCGACGTCACCATCTTGGAAGGTTCGCTTCCGGATGGTTCTCACgtgtttgctgctgtgctgagCCGTCAGCCTGGCATCGTATATGGCGATGAGTGGGTCGATACGCTCGGCATGCGTGGTACCCAGTCGGGTGGTATTTCGATCTccaacgtcgtcgtcccTTGGTCTGACGCGCTTGGCTATGTCAACAAGCAGTTCCAACCCTTGGGAGCCTACAACACGCTCAACCTGCCTCAAatccagctcgtcttcacCGCGTTCTACCTCGGTATCGCCGAAGGAGCGCTTGCTCGTGCCGCTGCGTACACCAAAGCCAACACGCGTGGATGGCCTTACCAGCCTTCGCCTGTAGCCCGCGGAACGGACGAGGCCTACATCCAGATTGGCTATGGTGACCTCCAGGCCAAGCTCTGGGCCACAGCGTCTTTCATTGACAATGTCATCGAAGAAGCTGCCGGTATCTTGCACACCAACCCCCGTCAAGCAATCACGGAAGAACAACGTGCCAAGTTTGCAGTCCGtgtcgccgctgccaagatcaacgctgccgatgtggGTTTGGCGATCACGAGCCAGATCTACGAACTCACCGGAGCTCGAGCCGTCGCTGGAAAGTACGGCTTCGATGTGGCATTCAGGGATCTGAGGACCCACACGCTGCACGACCCCATCGCTCACAAGAGGGCAGAGGTCGGACGATTTGCCCTCCACGGCCCTGGAAAGGACGGTTGGCCCACTCCCACCTGGTACACCTGA